In Saccharicrinis fermentans DSM 9555 = JCM 21142, a genomic segment contains:
- a CDS encoding Rieske (2Fe-2S) protein: MKFKLFSAFIIVFLLGTHSCTDTEEIIPQVSFFARLKFIATDPAYNQENPFVVKIDSYNQLIGNAGVVIYRLSDQEYYVFDLMCPNEKSRSSLVEVTEDGYCKCPTCGSLFAVSIPDGALLDGPSHYGLYPYNAEVVDGSLQISN; encoded by the coding sequence ATGAAGTTCAAGTTGTTTTCAGCCTTCATTATTGTTTTTTTGTTGGGTACGCATTCTTGTACCGATACCGAAGAAATTATACCTCAAGTTAGTTTTTTTGCACGGCTTAAGTTTATAGCAACTGACCCAGCATATAACCAGGAGAATCCTTTTGTTGTTAAAATTGATTCGTATAATCAACTGATAGGAAATGCCGGCGTTGTAATCTATAGATTGAGTGACCAGGAGTATTATGTCTTTGATTTGATGTGTCCCAACGAAAAAAGTAGGAGTAGCCTGGTGGAAGTGACGGAGGATGGTTATTGTAAGTGCCCCACCTGTGGTTCTTTGTTTGCTGTTTCTATCCCCGATGGGGCTTTGTTAGATGGCCCCTCGCATTACGGACTCTATCCGTATAACGCTGAAGTTGTTGATGGTAGCTTGCAAATAAGTAACTAA
- the greA gene encoding transcription elongation factor GreA: MSNVSYLTEAGLKKLKEELHQLETVERPSISAQIAEARDKGDLSENAEYDAAKEAQGLLEMKISKLKNILANSRIIDESKIDTSRVQLLNKVRIRNLKNNAEMTYTLVPESEANLKEGKLSISTPIAKGLLGKEVGDQAEIQVPSGLMTFEIVEISI, encoded by the coding sequence ATGTCAAATGTAAGTTATCTTACCGAAGCGGGTTTAAAAAAATTAAAGGAAGAGCTTCACCAATTAGAGACGGTGGAAAGACCCAGTATTTCGGCACAGATTGCCGAGGCTAGAGATAAAGGAGATTTGTCGGAAAATGCAGAGTATGACGCGGCCAAAGAGGCACAAGGACTGCTGGAAATGAAAATTTCCAAGCTAAAAAACATATTGGCTAACTCCAGGATTATTGACGAATCTAAAATTGATACTTCAAGGGTTCAACTCCTGAATAAAGTGAGAATCAGAAACCTGAAGAACAATGCAGAAATGACCTATACCCTGGTTCCCGAGAGTGAAGCAAACCTCAAAGAAGGTAAGTTATCTATTTCTACGCCCATCGCCAAAGGCTTATTAGGGAAAGAAGTTGGTGACCAAGCCGAAATTCAGGTGCCCTCAGGGCTTATGACTTTTGAAATTGTAGAAATATCTATTTAA
- a CDS encoding HIT family protein: protein MSTIFSKIVKGEIPSYKIAEDDRYFAFLDINPLQEGHTLVIPKNEVDYIFDLDDDTLAGLHVFAKKIAQALDKAMECKRVGVAVLGLEVPHAHIHLVPLQGEGDINFSNPKLKFSPEQFNEIAQKIKQCL from the coding sequence ATGTCAACCATTTTTTCAAAAATAGTGAAAGGAGAAATTCCTTCATATAAAATCGCGGAGGACGACAGGTACTTTGCGTTTTTAGATATTAACCCATTACAAGAAGGACATACACTGGTAATTCCTAAAAATGAGGTAGATTACATTTTTGATCTGGATGACGATACATTGGCAGGCTTACATGTGTTTGCTAAAAAAATAGCGCAGGCACTGGACAAAGCCATGGAATGCAAAAGGGTAGGTGTGGCTGTCTTAGGACTGGAAGTTCCTCATGCTCACATCCATCTGGTTCCTCTTCAGGGTGAGGGTGACATTAATTTTTCCAACCCCAAACTTAAGTTTAGCCCTGAACAGTTCAATGAAATCGCCCAAAAGATTAAGCAATGCCTATAG